TTGCCGAAAAATATGTGGATGCGCAATTTGAAGTTTTACACACTACATTAGAATTTGATTCAGTGCGGGAGATGTTTCGCTATATCAAGCGAAGCGGTGTTAGCGGCGGTCGAAGGGTTCTTGATTTTGCACAGACAAAACAGCTCATGGTAACCTACCCCCTCAATTATCTCGAATTTGAGATTGTGTTTATTACTTCAATAGCATAATTCCAATACCAAATCGCTCTTCGGATCCTTTTTATTCTGTTGTTTACTGTTTGTTTAAAAAGTATTTCATTTTTATTTACTTTACAGACATATCATTTTCTTATCTTTAGTTGATAGGAGAATATCATGAAAACGCAAATATTTGTTTCAGCGGCCTTGGCCGTATTACTTCTTGGTACAACTGTTCTTCAAGCCGAAGCGGGGGATTATGGATTTGACAGCGAGGGTGGATTGAATCATCCGACAGTAAGGATAAAACACACTGACAGTTTTGGAGATACCTATTATTCTTTTAAAGAGAAAAATGCCAAGGCGTGTGTCGATAAAGAAACACATGTCCAACATCAAAAGCTCAAAGATACTCCTGCGGAGGTGCTTCAAGCTTTAAATAAAACGGTTGAGGCGATAAAGGCTCTTCACAAAGGGGATACGAATCTGGCTAAAACCAATCTGATTGCGGCGACTGATCTGTTTGATACGGCACTTAAGGCCAATCCAAAATTAAAACGGGTTCCTGTTTCGGTGGATGTAGAGGTGAATGAACTTGATCTTTCACCGAATGAGATCAAATCGCTCCTAAAAATGGCAGACAATGCGCTCACACAAAAACGGACACAGGATGCACGTGATCTGCTGATACCGCTGAGAGACGAAATGACAACAACAACACAGTACCTTCCGATGGAACTCTATCCTAAGGTAACAAAAGCAGCCCTAGATGCCCTAAAGAAAGGGGAGAATGCTAAAGCGCTCCAGAAATTACAAGAGGGATTAAGTACGATAGTGACGGAAGAAATTATTGAACCTATTCCATTGCTGGAAGCTCAAGAGAACATGTCAGAAGCATTACATCTTGACAAAACTAAGAAAAAAGAGGCAATACAGCAAATTGAGAGTGCAAAAATGGAGCTCAATAAAGCGGTTTTGCTAGGCTATATGGATGAAAATTCGATGGAATATAAACATCTAAAAACCCAGATAGAAAAAGTTCAAAAGGGGATTGAAGGTGAAACCCGTATGGAAAAATTCTATGATGAGCTAAAAGATTCGTTTTCAAATTTGATGAAAAAAGCACAAAGTGAATCCCATAAACTTCTAAGCAGTATAAAAATATCGTGAAGGGGTAAACTCTAAATTTGAACTCATATTTATAATGATAGGTTAAATCAAAATAGATACACATTTTTGATGTAAAGCGTTATACTATTCAACCAATTTAGAATTCTCAGAAGGAGAGCAGTATGCGAGGAATTGAAAAATATGACAACCTCAAAGAGGTCATTCCCAATCTTATGCCTGTGCTTCGAGATGCGATTCAGTCAGAGTTTTTGGAAATCAAAAGAATAGATAAAGAATGTGAAAAATTTATTGCGACTTGTGAAAAATTTCCAGATCTTAAGAAAGCAGAATACGTCATTTTCTCGCAGCATATTAAAAAAAATGAGCACAAATACGAAATGTTTGTCTTTATTGACGGAGAGGGCAATACGGTTCGTCATATCACGGGTGCAGAAATGGAGCTTTATGGATTGCTTGGCTCATGTACAGATCTTCATGTTTCTGAAGAATATATTGAAAAAGAGCTCCATTGTGTCGGCGATGAATGTCGTCATTGATAGAATACTTGG
Above is a genomic segment from Sulfuricurvum sp. containing:
- a CDS encoding YfdX family protein, with the translated sequence MKTQIFVSAALAVLLLGTTVLQAEAGDYGFDSEGGLNHPTVRIKHTDSFGDTYYSFKEKNAKACVDKETHVQHQKLKDTPAEVLQALNKTVEAIKALHKGDTNLAKTNLIAATDLFDTALKANPKLKRVPVSVDVEVNELDLSPNEIKSLLKMADNALTQKRTQDARDLLIPLRDEMTTTTQYLPMELYPKVTKAALDALKKGENAKALQKLQEGLSTIVTEEIIEPIPLLEAQENMSEALHLDKTKKKEAIQQIESAKMELNKAVLLGYMDENSMEYKHLKTQIEKVQKGIEGETRMEKFYDELKDSFSNLMKKAQSESHKLLSSIKIS